The Synechococcales cyanobacterium T60_A2020_003 genomic sequence CGGGCTTTAGACCTACATAAACTGTTCCAGAAGTGCGGGCGATCGCCACAGCACGTAGGCCGCCGCGATAAAGATAGCCGTAATCAGCAGCGTCAACCCATACCCCAAACACATTAACAGACCATCGGATTCCAACGTTGCCACCGAAAACACCAAAATCCCGACGGTGGGAATGGGATTCGTCAACGGAACGGGCAACATCAAAAGCAACGTCAACCAGGAAATACAGAGCCCGTTAATTTGACAACTGTGGGGCGATCGGGCTACCCGTTGCCATCGGGGTCTTGCGATTCGTTCGACCACCCTTGTAACCTGCTTGAGGTTATGCAGCAACTGTTGAATTAGCTTCGGGGGAAACTGAAACTGCGCCACCCGCCGAGGCAGCCAGGGCGATCGCCGTCCTAACGCCATTTGCAGGGACAGCAGCAAACAGCCCGACCCTAAAATGGTGGTGAGTCCGGGGGGCATGGGAAACAAAAAGGGCAGCACCAGCAGCCCAATCACCAGGCTAAATCCTCGTTCGGAGGTTTCATTTAAAACGTCGCGCAGGGTCAGCGGACGCTGGGCTAATTGCTCTAAAAGCTGTTTAATATCTTGGGAAAATTTTGAATGCATAGGACGCATAAAAACGGGTTATTAATATCTCGCTAAAAGATTTAAAAGGACATATAGGGCGATCGCGAATCCTGACACCGAACTCCTTCCGCACACATCATCTACACGCTAGGCCGAGTGATTTTCAACATTTTATTGCCTCCCCGCTGGAGTTCGTAGTCCACGGTGTGAATCGCCCACTCAAACCCCTCGTTCTCCAACGCTTCAAGCACGGGCGGCAAGTGCGGCGACGTCTGTAACATCAGCGTCAGTAATGGAAAAATCCGCACCTCTGAGCAGACCCGCAGCATTTCCCGAATCGCGTCAACGTGGAACTGCCTATCAAAATGATCGGAATACAAAAACAAAAAATGGGAGCTTAAGCCAAGATCGTATGTGCCATCGGGGTACTTGAGCTTCGGCAACTCGCCCACCTCGTAGCGACCCTGGGCTTTTCCCTCCTCATAGTCCTCGCAAA encodes the following:
- a CDS encoding exopolysaccharide biosynthesis protein, which gives rise to MHSKFSQDIKQLLEQLAQRPLTLRDVLNETSERGFSLVIGLLVLPFLFPMPPGLTTILGSGCLLLSLQMALGRRSPWLPRRVAQFQFPPKLIQQLLHNLKQVTRVVERIARPRWQRVARSPHSCQINGLCISWLTLLLMLPVPLTNPIPTVGILVFSVATLESDGLLMCLGYGLTLLITAIFIAAAYVLWRSPALLEQFM
- a CDS encoding SAM-dependent methyltransferase; this translates as MAMQLEQVVPFGRSLDEYVRMFDLTEADLSQSILSVADGPASFNAEGTQQGYQIKSIDSLYGFSAAQIRDRFNAVVDSIIQQVEQTPEDWVWTYHGSPSELHQNRETVMTRFCEDYEEGKAQGRYEVGELPKLKYPDGTYDLGLSSHFLFLYSDHFDRQFHVDAIREMLRVCSEVRIFPLLTLMLQTSPHLPPVLEALENEGFEWAIHTVDYELQRGGNKMLKITRPSV